The Campylobacter sp. CN_NE2 genome contains a region encoding:
- the infB gene encoding translation initiation factor IF-2 codes for MGNVKISEIADELGYDSKEIIQKAQEMGFKKIKAKTNVVSDEEAAAIYEYIQTGILPQSATKPKAPKAEKSAKPKEKTEEKSAKKSTKDEKPAKDKAEKPKKEEKPKESKKTAKSSQKVAKKDEIKAEKKVEKVEEIQIPKPQTQEKKEPEITPEIKAEKPEIQKEEPKIDPKPKADIFEKGESLAMESLKKRRGLVIVKKKKDIEEENIPSKQPQSVEKPKAEKITANLEAIFSNAEMNLKKKKKEKKQIQATKKEETQKIELVSDHELADIVIDDDEDMVVLPDLTVKPIQVENKTKTKNQPNIYKGSQTQFYGNDTGISRGSRKKHKKVVKKDDEQSVTSVNIPKEIRVYEFAEKIKKQPSEIISKLFLLGMMTTKNDFLDEDAIEILAEEFGIEVNIVNEAEEFDYVKAYEDEVVEENLTTRAPVITIMGHVDHGKTSLLDFIRNSRVVSGEAGGITQHVGAYMVEKNGRNITFIDTPGHEAFTSMRARGAEVTDIVIIVVAADDGVKPQTKEAVNHAKAAGVPIIIAINKMDKENANPDLVKTGLAELDIMPTEWGGSYEFVPISAKTGMGIEDLLEIVLLQADLLELKADKTRQAKATIIESSLQKGRGPVATVIVQNGTLKVGDTVVAGVAYGKVRALNDDKGKKLSSIAPGECGVIIGLSEVPEAGETLIGVNSDKEAREYASRIYEHQRQKELSKSTKVTIDELSAKIAEGELKSLPVIVKADVVGSLEAIKSSLEKLRNDEVKVNIIHSGVGGITQNDVGLASASENCVILGFNIRPTGEVKEKAKERGVEIKTYNVIYNLLDDVKAILGGLMSPIIREEDLGQAEIRQVINVPKIGQIAGCMVTEGSIQRGAKIRVIRDGVVVFEGNISSLKRFKDDAKEVAKGFECGVGIDGYNDMRVGDFIESFKEKEEQATL; via the coding sequence ATGGGGAATGTTAAGATTTCAGAGATAGCTGATGAACTTGGATATGATTCAAAGGAAATCATACAAAAAGCTCAGGAAATGGGCTTTAAAAAGATAAAAGCCAAAACAAATGTCGTAAGCGATGAAGAAGCTGCTGCGATTTATGAGTATATACAAACAGGGATTTTGCCACAAAGTGCCACAAAGCCAAAGGCGCCAAAAGCTGAAAAAAGTGCAAAACCAAAAGAAAAAACAGAAGAAAAAAGCGCTAAAAAAAGCACAAAAGATGAAAAACCTGCAAAAGATAAGGCTGAAAAACCAAAAAAAGAAGAAAAGCCAAAAGAGAGCAAAAAAACGGCTAAATCTAGCCAAAAAGTTGCTAAAAAAGATGAAATCAAAGCAGAAAAAAAGGTCGAAAAAGTAGAAGAAATCCAAATTCCTAAACCGCAAACCCAAGAAAAAAAAGAACCTGAAATAACCCCTGAAATAAAAGCCGAAAAACCAGAAATTCAAAAAGAAGAGCCAAAAATCGATCCAAAACCAAAAGCCGACATTTTTGAAAAAGGCGAGAGCCTAGCTATGGAAAGTCTTAAAAAACGCCGTGGGTTAGTGATAGTAAAAAAGAAAAAAGATATTGAAGAAGAAAATATTCCATCAAAACAACCACAAAGTGTCGAAAAGCCAAAAGCTGAGAAAATCACGGCAAATTTAGAAGCGATTTTTTCAAATGCCGAGATGAATTTGAAGAAAAAGAAAAAAGAGAAAAAGCAAATTCAAGCCACAAAAAAAGAAGAAACACAAAAAATCGAGCTTGTAAGTGATCACGAACTAGCCGATATAGTCATCGATGATGATGAAGATATGGTAGTTTTGCCTGATCTTACGGTTAAGCCTATCCAAGTAGAAAACAAAACAAAAACCAAAAATCAACCAAATATCTACAAAGGTTCGCAAACGCAGTTTTACGGCAATGATACAGGCATTAGTCGTGGAAGTCGCAAAAAACATAAAAAAGTCGTCAAAAAAGATGACGAGCAGAGCGTAACTTCTGTAAATATCCCAAAAGAAATTCGTGTTTATGAATTTGCCGAAAAAATCAAAAAACAGCCTAGTGAAATCATTTCAAAGCTATTTTTGCTTGGTATGATGACGACTAAAAACGACTTTTTGGACGAAGATGCGATTGAGATTTTGGCAGAAGAATTTGGCATTGAGGTAAATATCGTAAATGAAGCAGAAGAATTCGATTATGTCAAGGCTTATGAAGATGAAGTAGTTGAAGAAAATTTAACCACAAGAGCGCCAGTAATTACCATTATGGGACATGTCGATCACGGAAAGACTAGTTTGCTTGATTTCATTAGAAATTCACGCGTCGTAAGTGGCGAAGCAGGCGGTATCACGCAACATGTGGGTGCGTATATGGTCGAGAAAAACGGACGAAATATCACATTTATCGATACCCCTGGACACGAAGCATTTACATCTATGCGTGCTAGAGGTGCGGAAGTTACCGACATTGTTATCATCGTGGTTGCGGCAGATGACGGCGTAAAACCGCAAACAAAAGAAGCCGTAAATCACGCCAAAGCTGCCGGTGTGCCGATAATCATCGCTATCAATAAAATGGATAAAGAAAACGCAAATCCTGATTTGGTAAAAACAGGACTTGCGGAACTTGATATAATGCCGACCGAGTGGGGCGGAAGCTATGAATTTGTGCCGATTTCAGCTAAAACAGGTATGGGAATTGAAGATTTACTTGAAATCGTCTTGCTTCAAGCCGATTTGCTTGAATTAAAAGCCGACAAAACTCGCCAAGCAAAAGCAACCATTATAGAAAGCTCACTTCAAAAGGGTCGTGGTCCGGTTGCTACCGTCATTGTCCAAAACGGCACACTAAAAGTGGGTGATACGGTCGTAGCAGGTGTGGCGTATGGAAAGGTTAGAGCCCTAAATGATGATAAAGGCAAAAAGCTAAGCTCGATTGCTCCGGGTGAGTGTGGTGTCATCATCGGTCTTAGCGAAGTTCCAGAAGCCGGAGAAACGCTAATTGGCGTAAATAGCGATAAAGAAGCAAGAGAGTATGCGAGCCGAATTTACGAGCACCAACGCCAAAAAGAGCTATCAAAATCTACAAAGGTTACAATCGACGAGCTAAGCGCAAAAATCGCAGAGGGCGAGTTAAAATCGCTTCCTGTTATCGTAAAAGCCGATGTGGTGGGCTCTCTTGAAGCTATCAAATCAAGTTTAGAAAAACTTCGCAACGACGAAGTTAAGGTAAATATCATACACTCAGGCGTTGGCGGTATCACGCAAAACGATGTGGGGCTAGCAAGTGCTAGTGAAAACTGTGTGATTTTGGGCTTTAATATTCGCCCGACAGGCGAAGTCAAAGAAAAAGCCAAAGAACGCGGCGTTGAGATAAAAACTTACAATGTCATTTATAACTTGCTTGACGATGTTAAGGCGATTTTAGGCGGATTAATGAGCCCGATTATCAGAGAAGAAGACCTTGGTCAAGCTGAAATTCGCCAAGTCATAAATGTGCCAAAAATCGGACAAATCGCAGGTTGTATGGTTACAGAAGGCTCTATCCAAAGGGGTGCTAAAATCCGCGTAATCCGCGACGGCGTGGTGGTTTTCGAAGGAAACATAAGCTCACTAAAACGCTTTAAAGATGACGCAAAAGAGGTGGCAAAAGGCTTTGAATGCGGTGTTGGCATAGACGGATACAATGATATGCGCGTTGGGGATTTCATCGAAAGCTTCAAAGAAAAAGAAGAACAAGCTACGCTATAA
- a CDS encoding MATE family Na+-driven efflux transporter produces MDNILFGKSIKKQILEQAFTKKEYFLFLSLMIFSFIPSINQLVIDRLISSIGGNEFSIASQIEWFDLFNETILAFLTVPMYFVFNKAKDNIEMSSRINTTFIIAFILYLCISGVIYFYATNLISYMNAPKESIDYLKLETFGFIIGFISSYIYIIFVVKGKYEYFVTLLIIKVIMLSIGNILLIPNNGATGVAITNILVNFIISIVSIFLLYRENLIKSWTGINKEAIKDWFKTGIFSGMQVFIANLVYIAVVMKMVGQVSQMGNFWLANNFIWGWLLIPVMSMGEMIKREYYNGYKRIWNYIILAILIILLWLISIPLWKFMFEYIIKANEVDIILNIIYKSLPFYICYVFCVLIQSILISVGKTNYIFYECLIVNFIYYGVAYILVTKGIFLVSMDFIILLFGFGLIVSLIIDIYLYQYSKKHLLTNYN; encoded by the coding sequence ATGGATAATATTTTGTTTGGTAAAAGTATAAAAAAGCAAATATTAGAGCAAGCATTTACAAAGAAAGAATATTTTTTATTTTTATCGTTAATGATTTTTTCTTTTATTCCCAGCATTAATCAATTAGTAATCGATAGGCTTATTAGTAGTATAGGTGGAAATGAATTTAGTATTGCTAGTCAAATAGAGTGGTTTGATCTTTTCAATGAAACAATTTTGGCTTTTTTGACAGTGCCTATGTATTTTGTATTTAATAAGGCAAAAGATAATATCGAGATGTCTAGTAGAATAAATACGACTTTTATAATAGCTTTTATTTTATATCTTTGTATTTCTGGTGTTATATATTTTTATGCAACAAATTTAATTTCATATATGAATGCTCCAAAAGAAAGCATAGATTATTTGAAATTAGAAACATTTGGTTTTATTATAGGATTTATTAGTTCATATATATATATCATTTTTGTAGTAAAAGGAAAATATGAATATTTCGTAACATTACTAATTATAAAAGTCATTATGTTGTCTATTGGTAATATTTTATTAATTCCAAATAATGGTGCAACTGGCGTTGCCATTACAAATATTTTAGTTAATTTTATTATCTCTATTGTATCAATTTTCCTTTTATACAGAGAAAATTTAATTAAATCTTGGACTGGAATAAATAAAGAAGCAATAAAAGATTGGTTTAAAACAGGAATATTTTCTGGAATGCAAGTATTTATTGCAAATTTGGTTTATATTGCAGTGGTTATGAAAATGGTCGGACAGGTTTCGCAAATGGGAAATTTTTGGTTGGCTAATAATTTCATTTGGGGTTGGCTTCTTATTCCTGTGATGTCAATGGGTGAAATGATAAAAAGAGAGTATTATAACGGCTATAAAAGAATTTGGAATTATATTATTTTAGCAATATTAATTATTTTATTATGGTTGATTAGCATTCCATTGTGGAAATTTATGTTCGAATATATTATTAAAGCAAACGAAGTAGATATTATTTTAAATATTATATATAAAAGCTTACCTTTCTATATTTGTTATGTTTTTTGTGTGCTTATTCAATCCATTTTAATTTCAGTAGGTAAAACAAATTACATTTTTTACGAATGTTTAATAGTAAATTTTATCTATTACGGAGTGGCATATATTTTGGTAACAAAAGGAATTTTTTTAGTTTCAATGGATTTTATAATCTTGCTTTTTGGTTTTGGCTTGATTGTTAGCCTGATTATAGATATATATTTATATCAGTATTCTAAGAAGCATTTATTAACAAATTATAATTAG
- the aroQ gene encoding type II 3-dehydroquinate dehydratase, translating to MKVMVIQGPNINMLGLREPGIYGRMKMEDIHKQMKAAADQAGIEIEFFQSNFEGEIVDKIQECLGTADGIIINPAAYTHTSIAIRDAISAVALPTIEVHISNIARREEFRKESLIAPVTAGQIIGFGPVGYHLALMGMFQIFEQIKALQAAQNEEK from the coding sequence ATGAAAGTTATGGTAATTCAAGGACCAAATATCAATATGCTAGGACTTAGAGAACCAGGAATTTACGGCAGAATGAAAATGGAAGATATTCACAAACAAATGAAAGCTGCCGCAGATCAAGCAGGGATTGAGATTGAATTTTTTCAAAGCAATTTCGAAGGCGAAATCGTGGATAAAATTCAAGAATGCCTTGGCACGGCTGACGGTATCATTATAAATCCTGCTGCTTATACGCACACTTCAATCGCCATTAGAGACGCTATTTCTGCGGTTGCACTTCCTACAATCGAAGTGCATATTTCAAATATCGCTAGAAGAGAAGAATTTAGAAAAGAAAGCCTTATCGCACCTGTTACGGCTGGTCAAATCATCGGCTTTGGGCCTGTTGGATACCACCTTGCGTTAATGGGAATGTTTCAAATTTTTGAACAAATAAAAGCACTTCAAGCTGCACAAAACGAAGAGAAATGA
- a CDS encoding M24 family metallopeptidase, whose product MNYILKDENAVFYECGYSCDNEIFLRVGEKAFFLTDARYGIEARENIANAEVIVVARPLIKEARLLLRRLGAKNLVFDPNDFSYADFKLLSENLHIKFTPKPFFSKEKRIIKSADEVEILKGAAKFGAECFDEFANFLNKNGENLSEKELFYNANLIFTKKGELGLSFEPIIALNKNAAKAHALPCGDALKKGDLLLLDAGVKLKRYCSDRTRTALYDGNLKFSKEQKFTNSKMQEIYEIVKEAQSLAIKAIRPGILANEVDFAAREFIKKCGFEKEFFHSTGHGVGIDIHEFPVINSKSKTILQEGMVFSVEPGIYLQDEFGVRIEDVVVVTKNGCEIL is encoded by the coding sequence ATGAATTATATTTTAAAGGACGAAAACGCCGTATTTTACGAATGCGGTTATAGTTGCGATAACGAAATTTTTTTGCGAGTGGGCGAAAAGGCGTTTTTTTTGACCGACGCAAGATACGGCATAGAAGCAAGGGAAAACATCGCTAATGCCGAAGTTATCGTAGTCGCTCGTCCTTTGATAAAAGAAGCTAGGCTCTTGCTTAGGCGGTTGGGCGCAAAAAATTTAGTTTTTGATCCAAACGATTTTAGCTATGCTGATTTTAAACTTTTAAGCGAAAATTTGCATATAAAATTCACGCCAAAGCCTTTTTTTAGCAAAGAAAAACGCATTATCAAAAGTGCCGACGAAGTTGAAATTTTAAAAGGGGCGGCTAAATTTGGGGCTGAGTGTTTTGACGAATTTGCAAATTTTTTGAATAAAAACGGCGAAAATTTAAGCGAAAAAGAGCTTTTTTACAATGCAAATTTGATTTTTACAAAAAAGGGCGAACTAGGGCTTTCTTTCGAGCCGATAATCGCTCTTAATAAAAACGCCGCAAAGGCTCATGCTCTGCCTTGCGGGGACGCTTTAAAAAAAGGCGATTTGCTTTTGCTTGATGCGGGGGTTAAGCTTAAAAGATACTGCTCTGATCGAACTAGAACGGCTTTGTATGACGGAAATTTAAAATTCTCAAAAGAGCAGAAATTTACAAATTCAAAAATGCAAGAAATTTATGAAATCGTCAAAGAAGCGCAAAGCTTAGCCATAAAAGCGATAAGACCGGGAATTTTAGCTAACGAAGTGGATTTTGCCGCAAGAGAATTTATAAAAAAATGCGGATTTGAAAAAGAGTTTTTTCATAGCACGGGGCACGGCGTAGGTATCGATATACACGAATTTCCTGTGATAAATTCAAAAAGCAAGACTATTTTGCAAGAGGGCATGGTTTTTAGCGTAGAACCGGGGATTTATCTGCAAGATGAATTTGGCGTAAGAATCGAAGATGTCGTCGTGGTTACGAAAAATGGGTGCGAGATACTATGA
- the rbfA gene encoding 30S ribosome-binding factor RbfA, whose product MNAHEVRRLRTASVLKELIPQALSQLDDEFLHGLCVTDVECKRGRYDAFVYLDKMGLDEREQELILAKLKKVSRFIQNHCMEAEGWFRSPALHFKFDDRLEYQNKMDDLFEKISKDLNKNG is encoded by the coding sequence ATGAACGCTCACGAAGTTAGACGACTACGAACCGCAAGTGTCCTAAAAGAGCTGATTCCACAGGCTTTATCGCAGCTTGATGATGAGTTTTTGCACGGGCTTTGCGTAACCGATGTCGAGTGCAAAAGAGGACGCTATGATGCCTTTGTATATCTCGATAAAATGGGCTTAGACGAAAGGGAGCAAGAGCTAATCTTGGCAAAACTCAAAAAAGTAAGCCGTTTTATCCAAAACCATTGCATGGAAGCTGAGGGCTGGTTTCGCTCACCTGCGCTTCACTTCAAATTCGACGATAGGCTCGAATACCAAAACAAAATGGACGATTTGTTTGAAAAAATTAGTAAGGATTTAAATAAAAATGGTTGA
- the ribD gene encoding bifunctional diaminohydroxyphosphoribosylaminopyrimidine deaminase/5-amino-6-(5-phosphoribosylamino)uracil reductase RibD: MTNEFYMRLALNEAWKYQILTFPNPAVGCVVADTHGKILSINSHKKAGLLHAEANAVFVALCEISDEFLNKFLQIYESEFGVNLSEICKNSQNLIYGDFFENFGAVSAKSHFANQILEFKNLNANFVYEFILKNHANLLKNATAFVTLEPCAHIGKTPSCALLLKNLGFKKVVIGVADLNEKASGGGEILAQSGVEVEFGVLKDECDALLKPFLQWQNGGNFSFFKLAFSANGVITGEISNLKSRTFSHYLRNVCDALLIGGNTVRTDRPKLDTRLILSGKNPDIFIYSRQREFDKTIPLFGVANRNVQITNDLKTALNSGLVMIEGGQNLLNEIADKVNLFLFFRSNSLKTGENFRSDLKFKPLFTAKFDSDEYGWYELISHT; this comes from the coding sequence ATGACTAACGAATTTTATATGCGCTTGGCTCTAAATGAAGCGTGGAAATATCAAATTTTAACCTTTCCAAATCCTGCTGTGGGGTGCGTGGTAGCCGATACGCACGGCAAAATTTTAAGTATAAATTCTCATAAAAAAGCTGGACTCTTACACGCCGAAGCAAACGCTGTTTTTGTCGCACTTTGCGAGATAAGCGATGAATTTTTAAATAAATTTTTGCAAATTTATGAAAGCGAATTTGGCGTCAATTTGAGCGAAATTTGCAAAAATTCGCAAAATCTAATCTACGGCGATTTTTTCGAAAATTTCGGTGCAGTATCCGCAAAATCACACTTTGCAAATCAAATTTTAGAGTTCAAAAATCTAAATGCAAATTTCGTTTATGAATTTATCCTAAAAAATCACGCAAATTTACTTAAAAATGCCACTGCTTTTGTTACGCTCGAACCCTGCGCCCATATCGGCAAAACGCCATCATGTGCCCTTTTACTTAAAAATTTAGGCTTTAAAAAAGTCGTAATCGGCGTGGCGGATTTAAACGAAAAAGCTAGTGGCGGTGGCGAAATCTTAGCGCAAAGTGGCGTGGAAGTGGAATTTGGTGTTTTAAAAGACGAGTGCGACGCGCTTTTAAAGCCGTTTTTGCAGTGGCAAAATGGCGGGAATTTTAGCTTTTTTAAACTCGCATTTTCTGCAAACGGCGTGATTACGGGCGAAATTTCAAATTTAAAATCTCGCACATTTTCGCACTATTTACGCAATGTTTGCGACGCTTTGCTTATCGGCGGAAATACCGTGCGCACAGATCGCCCGAAGCTCGATACTAGGCTGATTTTAAGCGGAAAAAATCCAGATATTTTTATCTATTCTAGGCAACGAGAGTTTGATAAAACTATTCCGCTTTTTGGCGTTGCGAATCGAAATGTGCAAATCACAAATGATTTGAAAACAGCCTTAAATTCAGGCTTAGTGATGATAGAAGGCGGGCAAAATTTGCTAAATGAAATCGCCGATAAAGTAAATTTATTTCTGTTTTTCCGCTCAAATTCGCTCAAAACTGGCGAAAATTTTAGAAGCGATTTGAAATTTAAGCCACTTTTCACAGCCAAATTTGATAGCGACGAATACGGCTGGTATGAGCTAATTTCCCATACCTGA
- the rimP gene encoding ribosome maturation factor RimP, protein MVDLNALASECGLEFYDCETASENGKTIYRVFVTKQGGVSLEDCERLSRILSPIFDVEPPVSGEYFLEVSSPGLERKLSKIEHFSKSVGELVKITTSEKDKICGKILKFEDQNLYLDTTDGEICIKFSDIKKAKTYIEW, encoded by the coding sequence ATGGTTGATTTAAACGCCCTTGCCAGCGAGTGTGGGCTGGAATTTTACGATTGCGAAACAGCTAGCGAAAACGGCAAAACGATTTATAGAGTTTTTGTGACTAAGCAAGGTGGCGTGAGCTTGGAAGACTGCGAAAGACTAAGTCGCATTTTATCGCCGATTTTCGATGTCGAACCGCCTGTTTCGGGCGAGTATTTTTTAGAAGTATCAAGCCCGGGGTTAGAGCGCAAACTAAGCAAAATAGAGCATTTTAGCAAAAGCGTGGGCGAGTTAGTCAAAATAACCACGAGCGAAAAAGATAAAATTTGCGGAAAAATCCTTAAATTCGAAGATCAAAATTTATACTTAGATACTACTGACGGCGAAATTTGCATTAAATTTAGCGATATAAAAAAGGCGAAAACTTATATTGAGTGGTAG
- the mqnF gene encoding aminofutalosine deaminase family hydrolase — MKILKAKYLLLCDEKFTILQDKSVVFDEKIIEICEFKEALKKYPNSQIYDFSNDIVLPAFINTHTHLEFSANATTLIYGDFIKWVGSIVKSRSKLSKKATQNLIAKQIKIMQKSGVGTIGEISSFGIEAEICAKSGARFVFFNEALGANESVVEANFANFMARFENSQKFKSDMFIPAVSVHSPYSTHPNLIKKVCEFARRENLVISTHFLESSHEKKWLESGTGEFKKWLLNFNKNPKPFYTPSEFIAHFKGIKTLFTHCVWADDFSHFDPALHSVTTCVRSNRLLSKKRLNLSKILNSNLNLNIGTDGLSSNLSLNFLDELRANLFMHENIAIEKLARILLYCATNGGAKALGLNLGSIEKGKIADFAIFKGFEVANLSQLPLQLILQSKNAKELFIKGQKCNF; from the coding sequence ATGAAAATTTTAAAAGCAAAATATCTACTTTTATGCGATGAAAAATTTACGATTTTACAAGATAAATCAGTCGTTTTTGACGAAAAAATCATCGAAATTTGCGAATTCAAAGAAGCGTTAAAAAAATATCCAAATTCGCAAATTTACGATTTTTCAAATGACATTGTGCTTCCTGCTTTTATCAACACGCACACGCATTTGGAATTTAGCGCAAACGCCACGACTTTGATTTACGGCGATTTTATAAAATGGGTCGGCAGTATTGTTAAAAGCCGCTCAAAACTTTCGAAAAAAGCAACGCAAAATTTGATTGCAAAGCAAATCAAAATCATGCAAAAAAGCGGCGTCGGCACTATCGGCGAGATTTCTAGCTTTGGCATAGAGGCTGAAATTTGCGCTAAAAGTGGGGCAAGATTTGTCTTTTTTAACGAAGCTTTGGGAGCAAATGAAAGTGTCGTAGAAGCGAATTTTGCAAATTTTATGGCTAGATTTGAAAATTCGCAAAAATTTAAAAGCGATATGTTTATTCCTGCTGTTTCAGTGCATTCGCCCTACTCCACACACCCAAATTTAATTAAAAAAGTTTGCGAATTTGCTAGGCGTGAAAATTTGGTAATCTCAACCCATTTTTTAGAGAGTTCGCACGAGAAAAAGTGGCTTGAAAGCGGCACGGGCGAGTTTAAAAAATGGCTTTTAAATTTTAACAAAAATCCAAAACCATTTTATACGCCTAGCGAATTTATCGCCCATTTTAAGGGCATTAAAACGCTTTTTACCCATTGTGTTTGGGCTGATGATTTTTCGCATTTTGACCCTGCCCTGCACTCGGTTACGACTTGCGTTCGCTCAAATAGACTTCTTAGTAAAAAAAGACTAAATTTAAGTAAAATATTAAATTCAAATTTAAATCTAAATATCGGCACGGACGGGCTTAGCTCAAATTTAAGCCTAAATTTTTTAGACGAATTAAGAGCAAATTTATTTATGCACGAAAATATCGCCATTGAAAAACTAGCGCGAATTTTGCTCTACTGCGCCACGAACGGCGGTGCAAAAGCTCTTGGACTAAATTTAGGTAGTATCGAAAAAGGCAAAATCGCAGATTTCGCAATTTTTAAGGGCTTTGAAGTGGCGAATTTAAGCCAACTTCCACTGCAACTAATCTTACAAAGCAAAAACGCAAAAGAACTATTTATTAAAGGACAAAAATGCAATTTTTAA
- the sppA gene encoding signal peptide peptidase SppA, translated as MQFLKKIFTPITATLTFIGKHFKALLFLLIVYIIFFSGESVQNSNANLVEIELKGEIIDATEILEKIDEASKNDAIKGVLLNIDSPGGALSPSVEISEAIKSLNSQKPVVAYASGTMASGSLLSGIWAEKIYANKGSFIGSIGVIMQGFDISNLANKIGVGEQVVKAGEFKEAGTMMRKWSEKERESLQNLVNKSYEFFVGEVASARKLDANKSDEWANARVFLADDALHLGLIDGISSHKEAKIALEKLSGVALPIWQELPPYEKMLNKLTAKGEMMIRSLLSAKIMAK; from the coding sequence ATGCAATTTTTAAAGAAAATTTTCACCCCGATTACGGCGACACTCACATTTATCGGCAAACATTTTAAGGCTTTGCTATTTTTATTGATTGTCTATATCATTTTCTTTTCGGGCGAAAGCGTTCAAAATTCAAACGCAAATTTGGTTGAGATAGAGTTAAAAGGCGAAATTATCGACGCTACTGAAATTTTAGAAAAAATAGACGAAGCAAGTAAAAATGACGCTATAAAGGGTGTCTTGCTAAATATCGATAGTCCCGGTGGCGCACTTAGTCCAAGCGTAGAAATTTCAGAAGCGATAAAATCGCTAAATTCGCAAAAGCCCGTCGTAGCCTACGCAAGTGGAACAATGGCAAGCGGGAGTTTGCTAAGTGGAATTTGGGCAGAAAAAATTTATGCAAACAAAGGGAGCTTCATCGGCTCAATCGGCGTGATTATGCAAGGATTTGACATTTCAAATTTGGCTAACAAAATCGGTGTCGGCGAACAAGTCGTAAAGGCAGGTGAGTTTAAAGAAGCAGGAACAATGATGCGAAAATGGAGCGAAAAAGAGCGCGAAAGTTTGCAAAATTTGGTTAATAAAAGCTATGAATTTTTCGTTGGCGAAGTGGCAAGTGCTAGAAAACTTGACGCAAATAAAAGCGACGAGTGGGCAAACGCAAGGGTGTTTTTGGCTGATGATGCTTTGCATTTGGGCTTGATCGACGGAATTTCAAGCCACAAAGAAGCAAAAATCGCACTTGAAAAATTAAGCGGTGTTGCGTTGCCGATTTGGCAGGAGCTGCCACCGTATGAAAAAATGCTAAATAAGCTCACAGCCAAAGGCGAAATGATGATAAGGTCGCTTTTGAGCGCAAAAATAATGGCGAAGTGA
- the thrB gene encoding homoserine kinase, with amino-acid sequence MIIKIPATSANLGPGFDALGLSLELFNVVEITEQKVTSVSLCGEGSEKISLRKNNSFLNIFREIYSKLSSNQANFRFVFQNNIPFSRGLGSSSAVIVGAIAAAHEMCGFSVDRSKILNLALEYENHPDNIAPAVHGGFVSSIVDNGKVYCQKCEISPDIKAVVVIPNKPMSTNESRGKLPKNYTMKECVSNLAHASFLTACFMKQDYKMLRLACIDKMHEEIRMASLPELFKVREIAYKNGALMSSLSGSGSSFLNLTLKDNADRLKKVLSENFTEFRVEILDIDNGGFKIN; translated from the coding sequence TTGATTATCAAAATTCCAGCTACTAGTGCAAATTTAGGACCGGGATTTGACGCCCTTGGTCTTAGCTTAGAGCTTTTTAATGTCGTTGAAATTACCGAACAAAAGGTAACTTCTGTTTCACTTTGTGGAGAAGGAAGCGAGAAAATTTCGCTTAGAAAAAACAACTCTTTTTTGAATATTTTTAGAGAAATTTATTCAAAACTTTCGTCAAATCAGGCAAATTTTCGTTTTGTTTTTCAAAATAATATCCCATTTTCGCGTGGTCTTGGTTCAAGTTCAGCCGTGATTGTCGGAGCTATCGCAGCAGCACATGAGATGTGTGGATTTAGCGTAGATAGAAGTAAAATTTTAAATCTTGCCTTAGAATACGAAAATCACCCTGATAATATCGCTCCTGCCGTGCATGGTGGTTTTGTAAGCTCTATTGTTGATAACGGCAAAGTTTATTGCCAAAAATGCGAAATTTCACCTGATATAAAAGCGGTTGTGGTAATCCCAAATAAGCCTATGAGCACAAACGAATCTCGCGGAAAATTGCCTAAAAATTACACGATGAAAGAGTGCGTTTCGAATTTAGCTCATGCTTCGTTTTTAACGGCTTGTTTTATGAAACAAGATTATAAAATGCTTCGCCTTGCCTGTATCGATAAAATGCACGAAGAAATTCGCATGGCTAGTTTGCCTGAGCTTTTTAAAGTGCGTGAAATCGCATACAAAAATGGCGCTTTGATGAGTTCGCTCTCAGGTAGCGGATCATCGTTTTTAAATTTGACGCTTAAAGATAATGCAGATAGACTAAAAAAAGTTTTATCGGAAAATTTCACTGAATTTAGAGTTGAAATTTTGGATATTGATAACGGCGGATTTAAAATTAACTAA